One segment of Engraulis encrasicolus isolate BLACKSEA-1 chromosome 7, IST_EnEncr_1.0, whole genome shotgun sequence DNA contains the following:
- the rbm27 gene encoding RNA-binding protein 27 isoform X1 — protein sequence MIIDNVDALKSWLAKLLEPICDADPSALANYVVALVKKDKPEKELKALCADQLDVFLQQETAGFVDKLFESLGTKNYIAKPQVKQESKEEPKPAVPKSEEKKDEKEKEKGKEEEANHAEDAREVRRRRSPLRNRSDFNESRSRDDRRRGADWKRRDVERHGKGGESYRERHERRRGSSRGRSRSRSRSRSRSRSNSRSRSGSRGRGRGTHTGMEHWSKFEQERKEQQAAYNPTPAPGGQGAMGNPPPPHAPPSYMMSMNPPPHQFSSSNASSSSRGPPPPSQQPVPPGTIPMPTTARQPDNATTESWSSYYLSKDKGKTPDGSPLKKQRCRDYDEKGFCVSGDLCPFDHGNDPLIVDDVILPTMIPFPPPPPGMPLPRLPMPPMTEPPPGIRMPPPHPPPHVQPPIPPIFPMPGAPPLMAVSVSEPPPPHHPPPPGNSSSSCSSSSSSVLAPPGVGPPAPASAPPPPPPPPPPPPPPPAPSSSSALPVHLQYSLSEYSYDSEAYNPESPGLTSRPQYRQFIPRIQTQRPYLIGLTSSEGQGSRAANIVIKTEPSVTSASTSESSWFSSDTENRKRPMGSTEGPQHKKPWMDKSNFNSQHKPSFPKKNHYVNTKLEVRRIPRELNNISKLNEHFSKYGTIVNIQVMFGGDADAALIQYTSNEEARSAISSTEAVLNNRFIRVYWHREPTGGQQEQGQGSSAGGGGGGGVGSNSQATGVGTQHTTTHKQHNPGAYVLNNTFHKPRAEMPTASQGLPDPKATSPELPMAATGSHLKGPYTRTVLKPSSKSFGKTGKALQAQEVMKKKQEAMKLQQGMRKKKQEILEKQIECQKVLIARLETNRTMKPEERASIIKTLNGLSTMITALQTEIVALQRPTGTAPPPAINSSSISSNSSNSTTNSSQPKNKTDAQKELLDAELDIHMKLNSGEDTATLKRKLAELHAEATRIGLIPATASTTSTSSMSTATVMAMATARPLPLAAAIAVPPSGRGRGMRGRGRGRGGGRGGGNHMVVDHRPKALLINGVTTEEKEELRPHFMKFGEVEDVRDQDTTSVVMSFKTRSEAENAANQGAKFKGRFLEIAWYTPTKQPSVSSEPSEEDSKEETTKTEHVSSSLLAEDDDDEEEEEEEDDDDDDEDGKGRSWRRWNK from the exons ATGATTATAGACAATGTTGACGCTCTGAAGTCGTGGCTTGCGAAACTGTTGGAACCAAT TTGTGACGCTGACCCCTCTGCATTGGCCAACTACGTGGTGGCTCTAGTGAAGAAAGACAAACCAGAGAAAGAGCTGAAAGCCCTCTGCGCTGACCAGCTGGATGTATTCCTTCAGCAAG AAACGGCAGGGTTTGTTGATAAACTCTTTGAAAGTTTGGGGACAAAAAATTATATTGCGAAGCCTCAGGTGAAACAAGAGTCAAAAGAGGAGCCCAAACCAGCTGTGCCGAAGTCTGAAGAGAAGAAAgacgagaaggagaaagaaaagggCAAGGAGGAAGAG GCCAATCACGCAGAAGATGCACGTGAagtcagaaggaggaggagtccTCTGAGGAACCGCTCTGACTTTAACGAGTCGAG GAGTCGAGATGATCGGCGGCGCGGTGCAGACTGGAAGCGGCGAGACGTGGAGCGGCACGGGAAGGGTGGCGAGTCGTACCGTGAGCGACACGAGAGGCGGCGGGGGAGCTCGCGGGGACGCAGCCGGAGCAGGAGCCGCAGTCGCAGCCGGAGCCGCAGCAACAGTCGCAGCCGCAGTGGCAGCCGGGGACGCGGccgaggtacacacacagggatgg AGCACTGGTCCAAATTCGAGCAAGAGAGAAAGGAGCAGCAGGCTGCCTACAACCCCACACCTGCCCCTGGTGGCCAGGGCGCCATGGggaacccccctcctcctcatgcGCCCCCCTCCTACATGATGTCCATGAATCCCCCTCCTCACCAGTTCTCCTCCTCCaacgcctcctcttcctctagagGCCCCCCGCCACCGTCGCAGCAGCCTGTCCCCCCCGGCACCATCCCCATGCCTACGACGGCTCGGCAGCCAGACAACGCCACCACGGAGAGCTGGTCCAGTTACTACCTGAGCAAGGACAAGGGCAAGACGCCAGACGGCAGCCCGCTCAAGAAGCAACGCTGCAGGGACTACGACG aGAAAGGCTTCTGCGTGTCCGGTGACCTCTGTCCGTTCGACCATGGCAACGACCCGCTGATCGTGGACGACGTCATCCTGCCCACCATGATCCCGTTTCCGCCGCCTCCGCCGGGGATGCCCCTCCCGCGCCTGCCCATGCCCCCCATGACCGAACCCCCGCCCGGCATCCGCATGCCCCCGCCGCATCCGCCGCCACACGTACAGCCGCCCATCCCGCCCATCTTCCCCATGCCTG GAGCACCACCCCTGATGGCGGTCAGTGTGTctgagcctcctcctcctcatcatcctcctcctcctgggaactcctcttcctcctgttcctcctcctcctcctctgtcctggcCCCTCCTGGAGTGGGACCTCCTGCTCCGGCcagtgctcctcctcctcctcctcctcctcccccacctcctcctcctccccctgcaccttcttcctcctctgctctgcctgtcCACCTTCAGTACTCTCTGTCTGAAT ATTCATACGACTCAGAGGCGTACAACCCGGAGTCTCCAGGCCTGACGAGCCGGCCGCAGTACAGGCAGTTCATCCCGCGCATCCAGACGCAGAGGCCGTATCTCATCGGCCTCACCTCCAGCGAAGGCCAGGGATCACGAG CTGCCAACATCGTGATCAAGACTGAGCCGTCGGTAACGAGTGCCTCCACCAGTGAGTCGTCATGGTTCAGCTCGGACACGGAAAACCGGAAGAGGCCCATGGGCTCCACAGAAGGTCCCCAGCACAAGAAGCCGTGGATGGACAA GTCAAACTTTAATTCTCAGCATAAGCCCAGCTTCCCCAAGAAGAATCATTACGTCAACACCAAGCTGGAGGTGCGCAGGATCCCCCGCGAGCTCAACAACATCTCCAAGCTAAACGAGCACTTCAGCAAATACGGCACGATTGTAAATATTCAG gTAATGTTTGGTGGCGATGCGGACGCGGCGCTGATCCAGTACACGTCCAACGAGGAGGCTCGCTCCGCCATCTCCAGCACCGAGGCTGTGCTCAACAACCGCTTCATCCGGGTGTACTGGCACCGGGAGCCCACTGGGGGGCAGCAGGAGCAGGGACAAGGCAGcagcgctggtggtggtggtggtggcggtgtcgGCAGCAACAGCCAAGCCACTGGTGTTGGCACGCAGCACACAACCACGCACAAG CAACATAACCCAGGGGCGTATGTGCTGAATAACACCTTCCACAAACCCCGGGCAGAGATGCCCACAGCCAGCCAGGGGCTCCCCGACCCCAAGGCCACTAGCCCAGAGCTGCCAATG GCTGCGACCggaagtcacctgaaagggccgtACACGCGCACAGTTCTCAAGCCGTCCTCCAAGTCCTTCGGGAAGACCGGCAAAGCACTTCAGGCCCAGGAGGTCATGAAGAAGAAACAG GAAGCGATGAAGTTACAGCAGGGCATGAGGAAAAAGAAACAAGAGATTCTGGAGAAGCAGATTGAGTGCCAGAAG GTGCTGATTGCGCGGCTGGAGACCAACAGGACTATGAAGCCAGAAGAGCGGGCCAGCATCATTAAGACGCTCAACGGGCTGTCGACGATGATCACGGCTCTGCAGACTGAGATCGTGGCCCTGCAGAGACCGACGGGCACAGCGCCGCCACCGgccatcaacagcagcagcatcagcagcaatagcagcaataGCACTACCAACAGCAGCCAGCCCAAGAATAAGACTGAT gcccagaAGGAACTGCTGGATGCGGAGCTGGACATCCACATGAAGCTGAACTCCGGAGAGGACACGGCCACGCTCAAGAGGAAACTGGCCGAGCTGCACGCAGAG GCGACTCGTATCGGACTTATCCCGGCCACAGCCTCAACGACCAGTACTTCGTCTATGTCTACGGCCACGGTAATGGCTATGGCTACGGCGCGACCACTACCACTGGCGGCTGCGATAGCTGTTCCCCCCAGCGGCCGCGGCCGGGGCATGAGGGGCCGAGGCAGGGGCCGCGGAGGGGGCCGGGGAGGGGGCAACCACATGGTGGTGGACCATCGCCCGAAAGCTCTACTCATCAACGGAGTCACCACCGAGGAGAAGGAGGAACTCCGACCACACTTCATG AAATTCGGGGAAGTGGAAGATGTCCGAGATCAGGATACAACCAGTGTTGTCATGTCCTTCAAAACGCGGAGCGAGGCAGAGAAT GCTGCCAATCAAGGAGCCAAGTTCAAGGGCCGGTTTCTGGAGATCGCCTGGTACACACCCACAAAACAGCCGTCCGTATCATCTGAGCCATCAGAGGAAGACTCGAAGGAAGAAACGACTAAAACG GAACACGTCAGCTCTTCCCTGCTcgctgaagatgatgatgatgaggaggaggaggaagaagaggatgacgatgatgacgacgaaGATGGGAAAGGCCGCTCCTGGAGAAGATGGAATAAATAA